CTTCAGCGGGCACTGGGAGCGGCTGGCGAGCGGGATGCCGTGCCAGCAGGAGGTGCTCACCGTGGTGCTGGGCTGTCCTGGTGCGCCCGCGCTCTCGCTCGACGACGTGGTGCGGTTCTGGCGGCGGCTGGACACCTCGGTGCGCGCCCGGGTCCGCTTCGTGCAGTACGGCCCGGTGCACCTGCCCGAAGGCGACACGCTGGGCCAGGCGCTCGCGGACCTGCTGCAGACCCGGGTCGCCTGCTACGCCGGGATGCCGGTGGGTTCCCCGCACGCGCCGGACATCTACACGATGTGCGCGGACGGGAACCTGGGCTGGCACGCCTTCGCGCGCGAGATCGGTTACGTGCCCCGAGGGCACGCGGCGCACGGGGAGACCCCGGCGCTGCTGAGCCACCGCGCCCCGTTCGAGGGCTTGGAGGTGCTCTCCCCGGCGGTGTACTGGTACACCCCGGACGCGGTCGTGGAGGTCGTGCAGTCGGGCCTGTGGGTGCGTCCGCCGCAGGACGCGCAGAACGCGGCCGCAGTGCGCGCCGCACCGGTCGACCCCGAGGTCAACGTCCTGGCCTTCGACGCGACGGACGAGCGGGTGGCGGCCCGGATGCGGCTGCTGGCCGAGGACGTGCTGGCCCGGTTGGACCCGGCCACCCGCGTGCGCTGCCGGCTGGTGGCGGCCTCGGAGCTGGGGCGCGGTGCCGAGCGCGTCGCCGGAGCCGCCCGCGGTGAGCTGGGCGCCGGGCCGGGGCAGGCGTCCGCGCGGACCGCCCTGGCGGAGGCCGCGACGGACTTCGTCACCCCGATCTCCGGCTCTCAGCCACCGCCGGTGGCCGCCCCGCCGCCGGCCGGGCTCCCGCCGATCTCGGTGCCCGCGCCGGATTTCGTTGCGGCGTCGGCCATGACGAGCCGTTCCGGTGGCGGACCCGGACCGGCTCCGGGCGGCGGGCACGTGCCCGGACCCGTCCCGGAGCGCGGTGCCCCTGCGAAGGGCGCCGTCCCGGAGCCCGGCTTCCCGGCTCCTGCTGCTGCCCCGACCCCCGATCCCGCTCCCGTTGCTGGCCTGATCCCCGATCTCGCTCCTGCGGCCGTCCCGATCCCCGACCCCGCTCTTGCTGCCGCCCCGGCCCCCGATCCCGGTCCCGCTGCCACCCCGATCCCCGATCTCGCTCCTGCTGCCGCCCCGCCCCCTGCTCCCGAGCCCGCCCCGGTCCCCGGTGCCGCTGCGGTTTCCGGTGTGCCGGCCGCCGCCCCCGGCGCACCGGTCCGCCCGGCGTCCTCCGATGCCGACCAGGTCTCGGTGATGCCGCTCCGGTTGGAGAGCTCCCCGGCTCCCGAGATCGGCCCGCCACCGGAGGTGCCGGGCGCCCCCGAGCCCGCCGCCACGACCGAGGCCCCGGAACCGGAAGCGGCCCCGGAACCCCCGTCCCCCGACACCGATCGGTCGGCCCCGCCCGCGAAACCCCGCCCGCAACCCGTGCCGGAAGCCGCCGCTTCGGCGCTGCTGCCCGCCCAGGGCATCACCGAGGAGCGCACGTGGTTGCGTCGGACGCTCAGCCGCGAGTTCGACGCCATGGCCCACTCGGTCTCCAGGATCCTCTCGGAACACCCCGGTTTCCAAGGAGATCCCCGCTCGTCGGCCGACGTGCTCACCGACACCGTGGCCGTGCGCCTCTACCTGACCGAGCGGGGCGAGGCGATCGACCGTTCGCTGCGGACCGCCGCGAACGGGCCGCACGTCCCCTTCGCCCGCTGCGTCGTCTCGGGGTTGAGCAAGCTGCCCTCGCACCGCGGTGCCACCGTGTTCAGCGCCTCGCCGACGCCGGAGCAGTGGGAGCTCTACCGGCAGCGCCGCCTCGTCACCGAGTGGGGCTTCACCCACGCGCTGACCGAGCCCAGCGCGGACCAGGAGGGCGAGATCGACGTGCTGGTGTGGTCGATGACCGCCCGGCGCACGAAGCTGCTCGAACTCGACGACGCCGACCGCGCGGACGACCGCGTGGTGTTCGTACCGGGCACCAGCTTCAAGGTCCTGGAAGCGACCGAGTCCACTGCGGACGAACCGAGGAGGCGCATCCTACTGCGCGAGCTCGCGAGCTCCGAAGTGGACGAACAGGGCCGGGTGGCCGAACGCGCCTCGCTGGACGAGCTGGCGACCACCTCGCTGCGGCGGTGCGTGGAGCGCTGGGGGAACGCCCGTCCCAGCGGCGCGGTCGGCGAGTCGGCGCGCGGCCGGTTCGGCGCCCTGCCCGGGCTGGTGTAGCGGTGCCGGGTCGCGGCGCCGCCGTACGGGCGGAGCGCCGCGGAGCGGATTCGAGGACGGGTCGTCAGAGAGGGGAAGGTCGATGAACCGCGAACTTCTGGTGGTGGGAGCAGATCGACCGGGCGGGTTCCCCTCGATCGGCGCCGCGCTCGCGGCCGCCCACGACGGAGCCACCATCAGCATCCGGCCCGGCCGGTACGAGGAGAACCTGGTCGTCGACCGGATGGTCAACCTGACCGCCGAGGACGGCGAGGGCACCGTCGAGGTGCACGCCGCCGAGAACAGCGCGCTGGTCATCGACACCGAGGGCGCTCAGCTGCGCGGACTGGTGCTGGTCTGCGACGACGGCCGCTACCCCGCGGTCGACGTGCGGCGCGGCGAGGTCGCGCTGGACGGCTGCCGCATCGCCGGCTCGTCGTGGTCGGCCCTGCTGACCAGGGGCAGCGGCTCCGTCGCCGCGCGCGGTTGCCGGATGACGAGCACCGGCGGCGCGGGCATCGTGATCACGTCCTCGGCCGCCAGCACGGTGGAGGACAGCGAGGTCTCCGATGTGGCCTCCTCGGCCGTGGTGGTCGGGGAGGACGGTTCGCTGACGCTGCGCCGGTTCGTCGTGCGACGCCCGGGCGGCAACGGGATCTGCGTCAACGGGCGGGGCCGGTGCCTGCTCGAAGGCGGCGCGATCACCGAGGCCGCCAAGCCCGCGCTCGTCGTCGAGCAGCAGGGCACCCTCAAAGCCACCGAGCTGGACGTGCGCGACGGGGTCAACGTCGACCTCTACGTGACCGGCGGCGCGTCCGTCGAGATCGCGGACTCCCGGTTCTCCGGCGCCGCGGGCCAGGCCGCGTACCTCACCGAGCAGGCGAACCCGTTGCTGCGCGGGTGCACGTTCTCCGCCGCCCGGTGCGGGGTGCAGGTGACCGGGCGGGCCGCGCCCCGGCTGGTCGAGTGCGTCGTCGAGGACTGCCGGGTGGGCATCGTCGTGGACGGCGAAGCCCGGCCCCGGTTCGACAAGACCACGGTGCGCGGGACGACGGACGCGATCGCGCAGCTGTCCTCCTCGGCGGGCTCGCACTTCTCCGCGTTCCGCGCGACCGCCGACTCGGGTTCCGGGATGCTGCTGGCGGGCACCGGTGAAGTCGTGGTCGACAACGCGTCGATCGAGACCGCCACCTCCGCTGCGGTGGAGCTCGCCGAGTCCGCGCGGGCCGCGCTCACCGACACCCGCATCACCGCGGGCACCGAAGCGGCGCTCGTGCTCACAGGTGGCCGTGCGGAGCTCGTTTCGGCGCTGCTGCGCGGTGGTGGGCTGCGGGTCGGGGGCGCCGAGGTGTCGATGAACGACACCGAGATCGTCGAGGCGCTCGCCGACGGCGTGCTGATCACCACCGGTGGTTCGGTGCGGGCGGGCAGCTGCCGCATCCGCTCGGCGGGCGGGCACGGCGTGCACGTGACGGCCGGGGGCGGCGCGCGGCTCGACGAGTGCGAGGTGCTCGGCAGCGCCGGCGACGGCGCGCACCTGGACACCGCGGAGCCGGTCGCCCTGCACCGGTGCGCGATCAAGGGCAGCGGCGGAGTCGCGATCCGGTGCCCGCAGGACGACGCCCGGATCACCGTGCGGGACCTGGTGACGGACGCCGCGACCGGCGCACCGCAGCCTCCCCGCGGTTCCCGGCGGGAAGTCGACCGCTCCGCGCCCGAACCCGAGGAGTCCGAAGTGGACAACTCGCTGCTCGGGGCCAGCGGCGCCGAGCTGAACGGCCCGCTGTCCGAACTCGACTCGCTGATCGGCCTCCAAGGCGTCAAGCAGGAGGTCCGAGGCCTGATCAACCTGATCCGGATGTCGCAGGTCCGCCAGGAGAAGGGCCTGCCGATGCCGCCGATCAGCAGGCACCTGGTCTTCGCGGGCCCGCCCGGCACCGGTAAGACCACCGTGGCCCGGCTCTACGGCGCGGTCCTCGCCGAACTGGGCATCCTGTCGAAGGGGCACATGATCGAGGCCGCCCGAGCCGACCTGGTCGGCCAGTACATCGGCTCGACCGCGATCAAGACCACCGAGCTGGTGAACCAGGCCATCGGCGGGGTGCTGTTCATCGACGAGGCCTACACCCTCAACGCGCAGAGCGGCGGCGTCGGCCCGGACTTCGGCCAGGAGGCCATCGACGCGCTGATGAAGATGATGGAGGACCACCGCGACGAGCTGGTGGTCATCGTCGCGGGCTACTCGGAGCTGATGCAGGGATTCCTGGAGTCCAACCCCGGTGTCGCCTCCCGCTTCACCCGGACCATCGAGTTCCCGAACTACAGCGTCGAAGAGCTGGTGACCATCGCCGGCAACCTGTGCCGCAAGCACTACTACGAGCTCACCGACGACGCGATCGACGAGCTGACCAACTACTTCACCCGCGTGCCGAAGGGGGAGACCTTCGGCAACGGTCGCGTGGCGCGCAAGCTCTTCGAGGAGATGATCAGCCTCCAGGCTTCGCGGCTCGCCCAGCGCCCACCGGCCAGGGACTCCGACCTGAGCAGGCTGACCGCCGAGGACATCGCTCCGCAGACCGCGATGCTGGAGCAGCTCCCGTCGCAGCAGCCGACCACGCCGGACGCCGCCGACGACCCGCGCTCGGCCCTGCGCGCCACCCATGCCTGGCGGCGGCTCTCCGAGCTCAGCGGGATGGACGACACCCGGCAGGCGGTCGGGGCGGCGCTGCTGTCGCTGTGCGAGCGCAAGAACGGCCGCCGGGCGGTCGGCCGGCACGGCAACGCGGTGCTCGTCGGGCGGCGCGGCAGCGGTCGCTCCGAGCTCGCCCGGCTCTACGCCCAGGGGCTCTCCGAACTGGGATTGGTCGGAATCGGCCAGCTGGTGCGGGTTTCGCTGGCCGGAGAACTCGGTCCGCACTGGCCAGGCCAGGCCGAAAGCCTGGTGCGCAAGGCGCTCCAGGACGCCCGCGGCGGAGTGCTGGTGGTCGACGCCGACGCGGCAGGCGAGTCCCAGCCGGAGGAAGCCGAAGCGCTCCAGGCGGCGCTGCGCGAGCACACCGCGGAATCGGTGGTGGTGCTCACCGGCACCCGCGCGAGCCTGGAGGTCGTGCTGGCACGGGCGCCCAAGCTGGCGGAGAACTTCGGGCAGCGATGGGAGATCGGCGCGTACTCCACCGCGGAGCTCGCGGAGATCGCCGTCCGGTACCTGCGCGAGCGCGGCCACGAGGTCCCGGACGAGGTGTGCGAGGCGGTGCACGCGCGCCTCGCGGAGTCGGGCGGTTCGACGGTGCACGACGCCCACCGGTTCTCCCGGTACCTGGCCCGGGCGGCGGCTTCGCGCACGTTGGCGCTCGCCGACCTGGCCGGGCTGGGGGAGCGGGTCGAGCCGACGCGCTCCGGGCTGGCTTCAGTGGGCTGAGGCGGTAATCGGGGCAGACCGGATGCCCGCTGGTCCTCGATCCCGCTCGCGTCGTCGAGTGGTGGGCATCGCGTCGGGTTGAGTGGGAAGCAAGTCTCATCCAGGAGGTTTCCGTGTCCGATGTGGATCGTCGCAGCATCGAGATGTTGCGCGAGGAGTACGAACGCGTCAGCGCCGGCCTCGGCGACATGCAGCGGCGGATCACCGAGCTCTCGGCGACCGCGGTCTCGCCCCGGCGGGAGGTGTCGGTGACGGTGGGGAACCAGGGTGTGATCAAGGATCTGCACTTCCCCACCGCCGCCTATCGCAAGCTCCCCAAGAACGAGCTGGCCGAGCTGATCACGAAGACGATCGAAGCGGCCCGGGAGAAGGCCACCGAGCAGATGGCCGAGCTGATCGCCCCGATGATGCCCGGTGGCCTCAACGCCAAAGCCGTGCTCAGCGGGGACGTCAGCGCTGAAGCCCTGGCCGCCGCTGAGCCCCAGCTGCCGCCGGTGGTCGCCGAGACGCAGCGCAGCCGGGCCGCGCGGATCGAGGAGATGCGCGGATGAGCGGCTCGTTCTGGGTGGATCCCGAGCGGCTGGGCCGCAGCGGGCAGGGCTACTACGACGAGCAGACGCTGCTGAACGACCTGCATTCCGGCGCAGGCGACATCATGCTCCGGTACTCCGAGAGCTTCGGCAACGACAAGGAAGGCCAGGACTTCCGGCAGACCTTCAACGACGGGATGGCGGCCTACACCGGAGGCATCGAGGGGCTCAGCGGGCTCATGGAGCACATCGGCACGGGGTTGCACCACAACGGCCGGATGTACGGGGACTCGCGGGACAGCGCCGACGAGCTGACCTTCAACCTGCAGAGCGAGACCGACGTCGGCGAGCCCTCGCGGCCGGAGCAGCCCGCATCGCAGGAGGAGAAGGAGCCTGTGCCGTGGTCGCCGACCGAGGCGTTCGCCTTCGAGCGCGAGGGCGACTCGCCGCGATCGGATGGTTCCGGTGAGCCGGGTGATTCCCAGGCCGTCCTCGCGAACGCCGAAGAACCGCAGTTCGTCCGCAGCGAGAAGCCGGACGTGCCTGGTGAGGCGAAGTTCGAGGAGGGGCGGGATTCGGTAGACCCGGGTGTGCCTGGTGAAGCCAGGTTCGAGGAGGGGCGGGATTCGGTAGACCCGGGTGTGCCGGGTGGAGCCGAGTTCGAAGAAGCGCGGGAGTCGGTGGATCCCGTTGCGCCCCGCGGAGTTCGGTGACCTCGTGCCGGGGCCGGACGGTCACCCCACCTGTCCCGCCGTGGGCCGAGTGGCGCGCCGATCGGCGCGGGGACACCCGCTGATCGGCGGTTCGTGATGGTTATCCCCGGTTCGGCCGCGCGTCCGGTCGTCACCGCCCGCACCCGCTGGAAGGTGGGCCGGTAGTCGTCGTCTGTTCGGAAGGAAGCTGAGCCGTGAGCCTGGACGTCTTCGCGTGGATCACGACCGGCATCGACCCGCTCGACGTGAACTCGTCGCACATGTACGCGCTCTCGAGCGAGCTCCGCTCGCACGCGCAGAACTACCAGCAGCAGGCGAACGGCATCAACCAGCTCTCGGCGGGCGCGCTGGACAGCGTCGAGGGCGACACCGCCGAAGCGATCCGCAACTACAGCTCGAACCTGACCGGCCAGGTCCCGAACCAGGTCCGCGCGGTCTACAACGCCGCCGACGGCGTCGACATGTTCGGCGTGAACGGCGAGGAGATCTGGTACGAGTTCTACACCACGGCCGCGTTCATCGTGGCCGACATCGCCATGATCATGGCCTCGCCGTGGGGGCCCTTCCTGCTGCCCTCTCGCCTGATGGCCGGGCGCATGACGTTGAAGGCGATCGTCGACCAGGGCAAGGAGATGGCGGGGTCGCTCAACGGCTGGCTGCGCATGGCCTGGCAAGGCATCGAGGAGGGCAACGAGGAGCTCATCCAGAGCGGCCTCCCGCAGGTCATCACGATCGCGCAGGGCAAGAAGAACAAGATCGACGGCGAGGCGCTCTACGTCTCCTGGCTGGCGGGATTCTCGGCGGGCGCCATCATCAGCGGCCTCTACAAGGGCGCCAGCTACAACCAGTTCACCAAGGACCTCTCCCACACCTGGTACGGCGGGTCCCACCTGGAGTTCCTGGGCGAGCTCCCCGTCGAGATGGTCGTCGCGTCCTTGATGGGCGGTGCCGGAGATCCGCTGGGGACCTACATCTCAAGCACCAGCATCGGCTCGATCACCAAGATCTTGCAGAACTGGGCGACCGAGAAGCGGCGCGAGCTCGGATTCGACCGGCACGGCAACCGCATCCCGGACTCGCCGGACCTCGACACCGCGGTGAACCTGCCCGACAAGCCGCTGCCCGAGGAACGGGGCGGTGGCGACCGGTCGTCCGCGGAGAAGCCATCGCCCGGGCCGGTCGAGCCGCCCCCGGTCAAATCCGAGAACCCCTCGACCCAACCGCCTCCGGAGAAGTCCGCCGGGCCGCCCCCGGCGTACACCCCGGTCCCGCAGCAGTCACCGGGGAAGCCGGACACGCCGCAGGGCCTGTCGCCGGAGAAGATGAAGTCGCCGCCGCCCGCGTATTCCCCGTCCCCGGAGAAGGGGCAGGGGAAGTCGGAGCTCCCGACCCGAGGGCAGTCGCCGAAGGGCGGTCAGGAGCCGCCCCCGGCGTACACGCCGAAACCCGGGCAGGCGCCCGTTGCGGGGCAGGTGGCTCCTCCGGCCTACACCCCGGCTCCGCAGCAGTCGCCCGGCCAGGTGGAGCCGCCTGCGGCGCACGCCCAGCAGGGCGGGCAGGAAGCGGTGGGCGGGCAGGAGCCGCCTCCGGCGTACACCCCGAGTCCCGAACAGGTCCCCGTGGCGGGCCAGGAACCGCCGGCGCCCGCGCCGTCCGGTGGGCAGGAAGCGGTGGGCGGACACGAGCCGCCTTCGGCCTACACCCCGAGTCCCGAGCAGATCCCTTCGGCGGGGCAGGAGCCACCTGCGGCGCACGCTCCGCAGGGCGGGCAGGAACAGGTCGGTGGGCAGCAGTCCCCGGTCGATTCCACGCAGCACCAGTCGGACAAGGGCGCTCCGGTCGGTGGAGAGGGCATCGGCGAGCACCGCTCGCCCGTCGAGCAGCAGGAGAACGGTCCGGGCCGGAGCGGCGAAACGCAGCAGGACTCCACGGCACCGCCGCCCGGCGCGCCCGGCCGCACGCCGGGCGAACAGCAGGTTCCGCAGCAGGACGGTGGCGCGACGCCGCCCCGCAGCGATGCGGATCCGTCGCGGCAGCCGGGCGCGGAACCTCTGCCGATCGGTTCGCAGCAGCCGCTTTCCGTTTCGCAGCAGCAGGTTTCCGACACCGCGCCGCGGCTGGGCACCGGCCTGGACGGCGGGTTGCCCGGGTTCACCACCTCCGTGCCGCAGTCTCCGGGGGACGTGCCCGGCGACCAGCCCCTCTCGCCGCAGGACCGGCCCGCGCAGGAGAACGGCCCGGAATCGGGAGCCCGGCCGAACTCGACGGACCCGGACGCGGCCCGGCAGGAGCCGGTCCGACCGGCTCCGGACCGGCTCTCGGTGGACCAGCCGGTTCGCGATCCGGAGCAGGACGCTGCGCGGCGGATCGAGTCCGATCAACACGGTGACCGGCCCGCTGCGCCACGCCCCGTGGCGGAGCAGCAGGACCAGCAGGATTCCGGCCGGCAGAGCACGACCGGCCCCGTGGCCGCCACCACGGGAAGTCGGGGCGAGACGACCACGAGCACTCCGGCGGCCCCGCGAGACCCGGCGGCAGGCGCGGTGCGAGGTGGCACCAACGCCCCCAACCCGGGCATCCGGCGTCCTGACCAGGTCTCGGACGCCACCGAGGACGACGTCGCGAGCGCGAGTCCTCAGCTGTCCCTCGAACGGGAGGCGCCGCAGGAGCACGCTGATCCGCTGTCGACCGCGTCCCTCCCGAACGTCTCACCGACCGATCCCGGGCAGGCCGAGCAGCGCTACCAGGTCCGGCCGCAGCACCAGGACGACACCGCGCAGCCGCCGCGCGAGGACTCGGCCCGGACCCCCGCGCCGGTGAGCGCCGAGGCCTCGAACCGGGACGCGCGCCGCGACGAGAACTCCCCGCCGCAGC
This window of the Saccharopolyspora gloriosae genome carries:
- a CDS encoding YbaB/EbfC family nucleoid-associated protein is translated as MSDVDRRSIEMLREEYERVSAGLGDMQRRITELSATAVSPRREVSVTVGNQGVIKDLHFPTAAYRKLPKNELAELITKTIEAAREKATEQMAELIAPMMPGGLNAKAVLSGDVSAEALAAAEPQLPPVVAETQRSRAARIEEMRG
- a CDS encoding right-handed parallel beta-helix repeat-containing protein; protein product: MNRELLVVGADRPGGFPSIGAALAAAHDGATISIRPGRYEENLVVDRMVNLTAEDGEGTVEVHAAENSALVIDTEGAQLRGLVLVCDDGRYPAVDVRRGEVALDGCRIAGSSWSALLTRGSGSVAARGCRMTSTGGAGIVITSSAASTVEDSEVSDVASSAVVVGEDGSLTLRRFVVRRPGGNGICVNGRGRCLLEGGAITEAAKPALVVEQQGTLKATELDVRDGVNVDLYVTGGASVEIADSRFSGAAGQAAYLTEQANPLLRGCTFSAARCGVQVTGRAAPRLVECVVEDCRVGIVVDGEARPRFDKTTVRGTTDAIAQLSSSAGSHFSAFRATADSGSGMLLAGTGEVVVDNASIETATSAAVELAESARAALTDTRITAGTEAALVLTGGRAELVSALLRGGGLRVGGAEVSMNDTEIVEALADGVLITTGGSVRAGSCRIRSAGGHGVHVTAGGGARLDECEVLGSAGDGAHLDTAEPVALHRCAIKGSGGVAIRCPQDDARITVRDLVTDAATGAPQPPRGSRREVDRSAPEPEESEVDNSLLGASGAELNGPLSELDSLIGLQGVKQEVRGLINLIRMSQVRQEKGLPMPPISRHLVFAGPPGTGKTTVARLYGAVLAELGILSKGHMIEAARADLVGQYIGSTAIKTTELVNQAIGGVLFIDEAYTLNAQSGGVGPDFGQEAIDALMKMMEDHRDELVVIVAGYSELMQGFLESNPGVASRFTRTIEFPNYSVEELVTIAGNLCRKHYYELTDDAIDELTNYFTRVPKGETFGNGRVARKLFEEMISLQASRLAQRPPARDSDLSRLTAEDIAPQTAMLEQLPSQQPTTPDAADDPRSALRATHAWRRLSELSGMDDTRQAVGAALLSLCERKNGRRAVGRHGNAVLVGRRGSGRSELARLYAQGLSELGLVGIGQLVRVSLAGELGPHWPGQAESLVRKALQDARGGVLVVDADAAGESQPEEAEALQAALREHTAESVVVLTGTRASLEVVLARAPKLAENFGQRWEIGAYSTAELAEIAVRYLRERGHEVPDEVCEAVHARLAESGGSTVHDAHRFSRYLARAAASRTLALADLAGLGERVEPTRSGLASVG